In a genomic window of Melitaea cinxia chromosome 27, ilMelCinx1.1, whole genome shotgun sequence:
- the LOC123666847 gene encoding putative nuclease HARBI1 — translation MKSPTKSTDLSVETKVLTALSFYATGSYQRPTGNIEGHSMAQQTVSSSIAQVTACLNSMEMRQKYISFPSTEQERNRIKTEFYNKFNIPGVLGCIDCTHIAIVRPAENEERYYCRKHYHSLNVQIVCDANMNITSVDASNGGASHDSFIWANHPLKAHLDNLSETQNIWFLGDSGYPLRKTMMTPIIDAAPNTPEAHYTYLHVRTRNTVERAIGLLKARFRCLLVHRVLHYTPRVAGSIVNACVILHNICNRVNTPVPQLSHEEVTLEAQLQLNLSRAEEGLPGSANVELQRGHATRHALIQQLWERRHL, via the exons ATGAAGAGTCCCACTAAATCTACCGATTTATCTGTAGAGACTAAG gtATTGACTGCGTTGTCATTTTATGCGACTGGGTCATATCAACGTCCTACAGGTAATATTGAAGGACATTCCATGGCTCAGCAGACAGTTTCGTCTTCAATAGCCCAAGTTACTGCTTGCCTCAACTCTATGGAAATGAGGcagaaatatatttcatttcccTCTACCGAACAAGAACGAAACAGAATAAAAACAGA atTCTACAATAAGTTCAATATTCCGGGGGTCTTAGGATGCATAGACTGCACCCACATTGCAATAGTTCGGCCAGCAGAAAATGAAGAACGTTACTACTGTCGCAAACATTACCATTCACTGAACGTTCAAATA gtttgtgatgcaaatatgaACATCACTAGTGTGGATGCAAGTAATGGTGGTGCTTCACACGATTCGTTCATATGGGCTAATCATCCATTGAAAGCTCATCTTGATAACCTCAGTGAGACACAAAATATTTGGTTCCTAG gtgACTCTGGTTATCCACTGAGGAAGACTATGATGACCCCAATAATAGATGCGGCCCCAAACACACCAGAAGCACACTACACTTACTTGCATGTTCGCACTAGGAACACAGTAGAGCGAGCAATTGGGCTTCTTAAGGCACGTTTTCGTTGCTTACTTGTTCACAGAGTGTTACACTATACACCAAGAGTAGCAGGCTCTATTGTAAATGCTTGTGTAATATTACATAACATTTGCAATAGGGTTAATACTCCAGTACCACAATTAAGCCACGAAGAGGTAACACTAGAAGCCCAATTACAGTTGAATCTCAGCAGAGCTGAAGAAGGTCTCCCAGGTAGTGCAAACGTAGAGCTGCAACGGGGTCATGCCACACGACATGCTCTCATTCAGCAGCTCTGGGAAAGGCGGCATTTATAG